In Longimicrobium sp., the sequence TCCTGACCGCGACTCGCTTCTCGAACCCGTTCTCCGGCCCGGCGGCGCCTCCGCCCGTGAGTTCGGGTACGGCGGCGGTGACCATGCAGGGCATCGCGTTCCATCCGCCTACGCTGACGGTCGCGCCGGGCACGCGGATCGACTTCAACAATCTGGACAACCAGCGGCACAGCGCGACCTTTGCCGCGGCCCAGATCGTGTCCACGCCGGTGTTCACCTCGGGTACCCAGTCCGTGACGATGCCGACGGCCCCGGGCCGGTATGCGTACCAGTGCTCGGTGCACGGCGCCTCCATGAGTGGCACCGTCGTCGTCCAGTGAGCCCGCTCTACCGTACTCCCGCCGCCGCGAGCACCGCCTGGTGCACCCGGCCGTTGCTGGCGACGACGCCGGCCCACGACGGATGCGGCTGGTTGTAGCGGAAGGGCACGCCATCCAGCCCCGTGACGCGCCCGCCCGCCTCGCGCACGATCACCTCGGCGCCGCACACGTCCCACTCGTTCTTGGGGCCGAACGAGACGATGGCGTCGCCCGTGCCGTCCGCCACTTTGACCATCCTGTACGCGGTGCTCCCCAGCGGATGCAGCGTGCAGCTCTCCCCGACTCCATCCATCTCCCCCCGGCGCAGCTCGGAGCGCGAACAGAGGACGCGCGGCATCCCGTCTCCGTCCGAGACGTGGATGGGCGCGCCGTTCAGCCACGCGCCGCCGCCCTCGATCGCGTGGTACACCTCGCCGGTGGCGGGATTGCACACCACGCCCAGCACCGCCCGGTCCCCCTCCACCAGCCCGATGCTGATGGCGAACTCGGCGATCCCCTGCACGAACGAGTTTGTGCCGTCGATGGGGTCCACCACCCAGAGCCGCTCGCGTCCCAGGCGCTCGGGGGAGTCGGCGGTCTCCTCGGAGAGCCACCCGTACTCCGGCCGCCCGCCGATCAGCACCTCGCGGATCACGCGGTCCGCCTCCACGTCCGCATCGGTGACGGGCTGGTCGGCGTCCTTGTAGCGCACCTCCATTTCCGCGCGGAACGCGCGTCGGATTACCTCCGTCGCCGCCCGTGCGGCGCGGATGGCGAGCTCGAGGTCGGACTGCAGATCGATCGGCTGCATCAGCTTTCGGTGTGTATCCAGGAACAGCAGGGCTCACGCGGAGACGCGGAGACGCCGAGGAACTGCAACTGCGGGGCTCACACAGAGACACAGAGACACAGAGGAAGAACAGCAAGAAAGGGTTCTCTGCGTCTTGCAGGTCCCTCTGTAGCCCTCTGTGTGATGCTTTTCCCGCATCCGCAGAAGCGAAAGCGGAGCCAGGTGATCCCGGCTCCGCCCTCGCTCCTCAACTCACGATCCGCCAAACGTCAGGGGAGTTCGCCGCTGCTGCCGGGGCAGTAGTACGACGTGGAGCCGGTGCCGGTCGCACCGCTGCTGTCCGTGACCGTGGCCGACACGACTATGTTCCTGGCGATGGTGCCGCAGATGACGTAGGCGTCGCTGAAACCGTTGGCGTCGCTCGCCTCGCTGGCGCGCGTCCATTCGAAGCTGTACCCGGAGCCGGTGCCGCCGGAAGCGCTGGCCCAGCAGTACCCACTGCCCTCGTCGCACGTGACCGAAACGACCGGCGCGCCGCCTCCCGGAGGCGTCGTGGTCCCGCCGGTGATGAAGCCCATGTACAGCAGCCGGTTCGGCGAGTTGGAGCCGGGGCTCGACACGTAGTTCTTGGACGACATGTCGTTGATGGCGTACGCCACGTCCACCGGTAGTGCGCCCGGGTTGTACTCCAGGTACATCGCGGCCACGCCCGCCACGTGCGGCGAAGCCATGGAGGTGCCGCTGATCGTGTTGGTAGCGTAGTCCCCCGTGCTCCAGGCGGAGGTGATGCTGACACCCGGCGCGAACAGGTCCAGGCAGAGTCCGTAGTTGGAGGTCGAGGCGCGGGTATCCGACGAGTTAACCGAGCCCACGGTGAGCGCCGCCGTCACGCGCGCCGGCGAGTAGTTACAGGCGTTGGCCCCGTTGTTCCCCGCGGCCACCACGTAGGTGACGCCCGCGTTGATGGAGTTCTGCACCGCCTGGTCCACCGCGCTGTTCGCCCCGCCGCCCAGGCTCATGTTGGCCACCGACCACGTGGTGCGGTTGGCGGTCACCCAGTCCACACCCGCGATCACGCCGCTCCAGCTCCCGGACCCGTTGCAGTCCAGCACGCGCACGGACACCAGGCTCACGCCCTTCGCGGCGCCGTACGTGCTCCCGCCCGCGGTGCCGGCGACGTGCGTGCCGTGGCCGTTGCAGTCCTGCCCGTTCCACCCGTCGCCGACGGCGTCGTAGCCCACCGTCGCCCGCCCGCCGAAGTCGGAGTGCGAGGTGCGAATCCCCGTGTCCAGCACGTACAGCGTCACCCCCGCGCCCGTGCGGTTGTAGGTGTAGTTGCCGTCCAGCGGACGGCTGCGCTGATCAATGCGGTCGAGCCCCCACGGCGCGCCGCTCTGCGTGGCGGTGGCCTCCACCAAGCCGTCCTGCTCGATGAGCTCGACCTGCGGGTTGTTGCGGAGCGCGTTGAGCTGCGCCGCGTTCAGCTTCGCGGCGAAGCCGTTGAGCGCGGCTTGATACACGAAGCTCGGCGCCGCGCCCACGGCTCGCGCCGCCGAACGGGCGGATGCGCCCTTTTTGAGGACGACGATGTACTGGTCCTTGATCGGCGCTCCCGCCGGTGCGACGGACGCGCTCGGTGCCGGGCTGGCGACCGGCGCGACTGGCGTCTGGTCCGAACAGGCGGCGAGGGCCACGGCCAGGCCTCCCAGCATTACTACGGTACTGCGGTGCATTGAGCGTTCTCCAGATGAAAGTGGATGATTCCGTGATCCAGGATCACGAGCCTCGTCCTACGCACAATACAGTTCAAAAACGTACTTTTCCAAAGCTGTTGAAATATGCGGAGATACACCCACTCCCCAAAAATTCTTCAACGCAGGCGTGCTGCAAACCAGTGCACCTGTCGACCAATTCAGTGCGCAGCTTGTCACGAAGAGTATGGTCAAGGCCCGTGAGACATTCCTCCGTGACCTTGCAGTTCCCTCTGTGCCCTCTGTGTGACGGTCTTAAATAAACTCGCCCCCGGCACCATGGCGGCACCGGGGGCGAAGTCGTGGAGACAACACGGTCAGCGGTTCGATGTCTCGCGAGAGAGGCGGTACATCTCGGCGGCGCGCTCCGGGTTGCCCTTGCGGTCGTACGCGATGCCCATGGCGTAGTAGGCGCGCGAGTTCTCGGGCTGAAGGCGGACGGCTTCCTCCAGCGCCTCGATGGCGGCATCCGATTCGGCGAGCTGGTTGAGCGCCTCGCCGAGGATCAGGTACGCGGGGACGGAGGTGCCGTCCAGCTCCACCGCGCGGCGAAGGGCGGTGACGGCGGCGGCGTACACGCCACGCTTGTAGAGCGCCGTGCCGAGCTGCAGGTGAACCTCGAACGAGTCCGGCGCCAGGCGCTGGGCGCGGCGCAGCTCCTTCTCCGCCGCGTCGAACTTGCGCTGCGCGGCGAGGGCGGCGCCCAGCCCCGTCACCGCGCGCACCAGGTCCGGGCTGACGGCGATCACGGCGCTGTACGCCTCGGCGGCCTCGGCGGCGCTGCCGGCGGCGGCCAGCTCGTCCGCACGGTCCAGCCGGGCGAGGAGGGCGTCGTCCAGCGGCTCGTCTACCACGGCGGCGCGTGCGGGTGCGCGCCGCGGGCCGCGCGTGGCGCGCGCGGGCCCGGCATCCTGCCCCGTCTCCGGCGGAAGGTCTTCCCCATCTGTGTCTCTGCTATTCCGGACCATCATCCACCCTGGTTGCGCGGGGGAGCTCCGCCCCTCCCCCCTGCTGGTGCTCCGTCTCTTCCAGCACCCACTTCCGGTACGGCTCGGCCACGTCCGTCAGTGTCGTGGCGATCAGCTCCGGCACCTCGTACGGGTGAAGCTCGGCCGCCCGGCCGAAGAGGCGCTCCACCAGCGCGCGCCGCGTCTTGAGCAGCACCTGCACCTCGCCATCCGCCCTCACCTCCCCCTCCCAGCGGTACACCGACACCACACCCGGCACCACGTTCGCGCACGCGGCGAGCCGCTCCTGAACCAGCGTCCGCCCGATCCGCTCCCCCGTGGCCGCGTCCGGCGCCGTCATCAGCACCAGTGCCAGTTCCGGACCGCCGCTCATGCTGCTACGGCTCCGCTCCCACGGGGAGCGGGCCGTCGTCGCCGGTCAGCTCCGCCAGCGTGGCACGCGCGTGCGAGATGTGCCGCTGCGCGTGGGGCGACGACGGCGGGCGTGCGAGGAATGCCCGCAGGTGCGCGATCGCCTCGTCCGTCTGCGCCTGCTGGAGGAGGAGGAACGCCAGCCCGTAGTGGGCTCCAGACGCGTGCGGCTTCAGCTCCAGGACGCGGCGGTACGTCTTCATCGCCTCGTCCGTCATCCCGATGCGGGTGTACGTCACCGCGATCTGCTGCAGGACGTCCGTGTCGTTCGGGCTTTCGCGCAGGGCGAGCCGGAACGAGGTGAGCGCCTCGTGGAACTTCTCGTCCTGCAGGAGGACGGTCCCCTCCTCGTAGTAGTCCGGATCCCGCGCGTCCGAGCCAGGTCGGCCGTGGATGATCTTGTTGAACCAGGACATTCCGGTTTCGATAAGCGTGTGCTCGGGGACCGGACCGAAGCCAGGTGGAGGGTGCCGCCGGGCCCCGTGGAGCCCATGCGGCAAGGGTCCCAAGTTACCCGCGAAGGGGTGGGGTGCGCAACCGAATCCGTCAGCGCGCCGGTGCCCCCGCCGTGGGGCCGGGCTTCTTCGCCACCACCACTCCTTCCTGCTCCAGGAGCACCTCCGCGCCCAGCCAGCGGAGCTCCTCCGACGCGCCCTCCGGCGCGGGGTCCAGCACCAGCCGCGTCCCCGGCGCCAGCACGCGCACCGCCTCCGTGAGCGGCGTCTCCGCCCCGCCGGTGAGCGCCACGCCGCGCAGCATCCCGCCGCGCACGGGGAGCGCCGGGCCGCCCGCGACGCGGCTCACCCCGGGCGCGCCGTCTTCGCGGACGGGGTGCGCGGTGAAGGCGATCACCTGCAGCCCCGGCACCAGGGCGGCGATGGCGGGAGCAAGCTCCGCGCCCGGGCCGGCCAGCAGCACGGTGCCGCCCGCTCCCGCCAGTCCCAGCAGCGCCGCCAGCCGCACCGCCGCGTCCGGGTCGGGCGCGGCCGCGGGCGTGGGCGCGGATTCGGCGACGCGCAGGTCGACGGTGCCATCCTCGATCGGGTACATCTCGCGGCAGTTGGAGCAGCCCAAGCTTCCCTGCACCACCCGCCGCTCCTCCAGCCGGTCCGCAAGGAGGATCAGCCCGAGATCAGGGCCGCAGCGCGGGCAGGTGAGGATGTCGGTGAGGAGGATGTGCATGGTGGTGGTGGATCGGCGGTCAGGTGCGGCCGAGGTGGGCCAGGGTGGACTGGGGCGGGCCCGGCGGTTGAAACCGCTGCAACAACCGCGGGAAGCCTGCCTTCGCAGGCTCCGCGCGGGCGGGGTCGGTGCGGGAGGCGGGCACCGGTGCCGCGGCGCGATCGCCGGGGGATGAAAACCGGCGCCGAAACGGGGCGCCGAAAACCGGGGGATGAATCCCCCGGCTGGAACCACGGGAAGCCCACTGAAGTGGGCTCGCGCTCCACGACCAGTCCGCGCAGGCGGACTTTGTGAGGTTCCAGCGGCGAGTTCATTCGCTCGTGGACGCCGGCCTCGGCGCACCACGGGGCACGGGCAGCCACGCGGGGCTGCCCCTACGAGGCACCGGCGCGGGCGGCAAAGATTTGGGGTGGGCGCGATGAATCGCGCCCCTGCCACGGATCTCGCCCGGGAGTCCGCGCAGGCGGACTTTGCGCTGTTGTAGCCGCGACTTTAGTCGCCCTCCGGGCAACCCCGGGGCCATCACCACATCGGGCGGGGGGAGTACTGGGCCCACTGGTTGGGGGTCTCCCAGACGCGGATGTAGGCGAGGTGCTCGCCGTCGGGGCCGAGGCGGTCGCGCATCTGCTGGAAGATCCAGCGGGCCTGGTTCTCGGCGCTCGGCTCCAGCTCGGTGAAGGGCGGGAGGTCGTTGATGTTCTCGTGGTCCAGGTGCTCGGCGATGGCGCGGAGATGGCGCTTGGCCTCCGTGAAGTCGAAGGCCATCCCCCCCTCGCCCACGTCCTCAAAGGCGAGGCCGGCCTCCACGACGTAGTGGTGGCCGTGCAGCTTCTCGCACTTGCCGCGGTAGTTGCGCAGGAAGTGGGCGGAGTCGTAGTGGGCCTTGACGTTCAGCAGGAACATGGCGCTATGCGGCGGCCTCCACCGCGATGTAAGGAAGCTGCACGTGGCGCGGCTGCACGGCCGCAAAGAGCACCACGCGCGCCACGTCTTCCGCGCGCAGCATCGCCGCGCGGTCGGGAAGGTCGGCGCGCGAATCGGGGTCGATCGGGTCCCAGAGCGGGGTGTCGGTGGCGGCGGGCTCCACCAGCGTGGCG encodes:
- a CDS encoding Trm112 family protein — its product is MHILLTDILTCPRCGPDLGLILLADRLEERRVVQGSLGCSNCREMYPIEDGTVDLRVAESAPTPAAAPDPDAAVRLAALLGLAGAGGTVLLAGPGAELAPAIAALVPGLQVIAFTAHPVREDGAPGVSRVAGGPALPVRGGMLRGVALTGGAETPLTEAVRVLAPGTRLVLDPAPEGASEELRWLGAEVLLEQEGVVVAKKPGPTAGAPAR
- a CDS encoding tetratricopeptide repeat protein, yielding MSWFNKIIHGRPGSDARDPDYYEEGTVLLQDEKFHEALTSFRLALRESPNDTDVLQQIAVTYTRIGMTDEAMKTYRRVLELKPHASGAHYGLAFLLLQQAQTDEAIAHLRAFLARPPSSPHAQRHISHARATLAELTGDDGPLPVGAEP
- a CDS encoding tetratricopeptide repeat protein, whose product is MMVRNSRDTDGEDLPPETGQDAGPARATRGPRRAPARAAVVDEPLDDALLARLDRADELAAAGSAAEAAEAYSAVIAVSPDLVRAVTGLGAALAAQRKFDAAEKELRRAQRLAPDSFEVHLQLGTALYKRGVYAAAVTALRRAVELDGTSVPAYLILGEALNQLAESDAAIEALEEAVRLQPENSRAYYAMGIAYDRKGNPERAAEMYRLSRETSNR
- the cutA gene encoding divalent-cation tolerance protein CutA; this translates as MSGGPELALVLMTAPDAATGERIGRTLVQERLAACANVVPGVVSVYRWEGEVRADGEVQVLLKTRRALVERLFGRAAELHPYEVPELIATTLTDVAEPYRKWVLEETEHQQGGGAELPRATRVDDGPE
- a CDS encoding 6-carboxytetrahydropterin synthase, whose protein sequence is MFLLNVKAHYDSAHFLRNYRGKCEKLHGHHYVVEAGLAFEDVGEGGMAFDFTEAKRHLRAIAEHLDHENINDLPPFTELEPSAENQARWIFQQMRDRLGPDGEHLAYIRVWETPNQWAQYSPRPMW
- a CDS encoding 3'(2'),5'-bisphosphate nucleotidase CysQ, producing MQPIDLQSDLELAIRAARAATEVIRRAFRAEMEVRYKDADQPVTDADVEADRVIREVLIGGRPEYGWLSEETADSPERLGRERLWVVDPIDGTNSFVQGIAEFAISIGLVEGDRAVLGVVCNPATGEVYHAIEGGGAWLNGAPIHVSDGDGMPRVLCSRSELRRGEMDGVGESCTLHPLGSTAYRMVKVADGTGDAIVSFGPKNEWDVCGAEVIVREAGGRVTGLDGVPFRYNQPHPSWAGVVASNGRVHQAVLAAAGVR
- a CDS encoding S8 family peptidase, which gives rise to MHRSTVVMLGGLAVALAACSDQTPVAPVASPAPSASVAPAGAPIKDQYIVVLKKGASARSAARAVGAAPSFVYQAALNGFAAKLNAAQLNALRNNPQVELIEQDGLVEATATQSGAPWGLDRIDQRSRPLDGNYTYNRTGAGVTLYVLDTGIRTSHSDFGGRATVGYDAVGDGWNGQDCNGHGTHVAGTAGGSTYGAAKGVSLVSVRVLDCNGSGSWSGVIAGVDWVTANRTTWSVANMSLGGGANSAVDQAVQNSINAGVTYVVAAGNNGANACNYSPARVTAALTVGSVNSSDTRASTSNYGLCLDLFAPGVSITSAWSTGDYATNTISGTSMASPHVAGVAAMYLEYNPGALPVDVAYAINDMSSKNYVSSPGSNSPNRLLYMGFITGGTTTPPGGGAPVVSVTCDEGSGYCWASASGGTGSGYSFEWTRASEASDANGFSDAYVICGTIARNIVVSATVTDSSGATGTGSTSYYCPGSSGELP